Sequence from the Cucurbita pepo subsp. pepo cultivar mu-cu-16 chromosome LG02, ASM280686v2, whole genome shotgun sequence genome:
aataaagtgaattataattgtttttttacttttgtttttcttttttcctttttgaaaaaattacaaaaaataaaaataataaaaataaaaatcactcgattaaacaaattatttatgagTAATTAAGTGATTATAagtgtaaatttttttagattaaaataattattacattattgaGAAACTATATGTTAAATCTGGTCcgaacaaaatttataaataaatgggtgatttatgaattttctatttctatgagtttaattataacaattttGTACGTGTAAAAGACTCATAACAACGTGGTTAAGAGtgatttttagtatttttttcaattcttttgttatcaatcaaaattaactttattCTTTCCGGTACTCCATGGTTTATTCTTCACGTTGATTTGAAAGCTTGTTTTtacctaataaaaatatgatttaaaattataaaaattataaaaattagaatttactCGCGAGGCTAATAAAGCTcgtgttatatatatatatatatatatatagttttctaacgatatgaaattttatcaaaaaaaattatagtataattaaattttataataaaacaataaaaaaaaaaaataggagttgaagaataataaataaataagaatatagAGTTAAAATTGGACGTAGATGACGTCAATTTGACGTTATTACCAAAGAGTAAATCAGTAATtgttgattataaattttaaacaagtactaattattatttatgggATCTTGATCTAATAATTTGAAGTGAGTTTCGAGACTAATTGGGATTTGGGATCCCATTCATTCAACACAAATTAATTGccatttattcaaaataacaatatatatatatatatattataagcTGGAGTCtaaattaatctaaaattatattaggaGAAAATTAGCTTTACTTTAAGTAAAGTGACAAAATTAGtactttataatattataattttttttaaaaaaattgtgtctaataaataaaatagattcaaacttttgaattttttttatttatttaatacgtTTATATCGATCTTGACTTAAAAAATGATCATCTTATTattgataatattaaaatttatttgatacgattttaatgtttaaaaatacacttaatttttttaaaaaacttaaaaaagacctttaaattttataaaaacttaaaaaataggttaaaatttttaaaataaatttatgattagtatcatatttaaaaaatacttataaactttcgaaattaacattaaaaaaatttagaataatcTTTAGAGTGTGTATAAACGATTTTTGTCCATATATCGACCATAagaatttgtttaattttttattatttaaaaataagagatgttaatgctaattttaaaattttatgttccattaaaagttttaaattttaaaatattgttgaaacttTAAAGatggaaacaaataaataatggttTAATCTAAAcctaattattattgaaacttattttattaatttaatttaaaaaaaataaatattaataatttaatcaatttttacttttaaaaatctctattttgaaagaaaaaaaaaaagaaaaagaaaagagggagACAAACAACGAATTTTCGGGGGGcataaatggaaaaattagAGATTGAAAATCTCAAAGccgagtgagagagagagagagagagaaaggggggaaaatattttaattttttattatttttaataaaaaagacagGTACTTAGTCAACAACTACCCTAAACCAAAACCCGCTCCAACGCGCCAAGCTGACAACCACGCGCTACGTGGTTGGATTAAACAAAATGGGCCTCGTTCCCATTTGGCGGTCACATACACGCGATGCTTGAGAGAAGAAGGTTTCTGGAAAGTGGGAATTGCGagtccaattaaaaaaaaaatggaagaccAAAGCAATAAAGGAACAAAAGCAGAGAATAAACAGAGGCTGCCCGAAACTCTGCCCATCCCGGTTTGTTTCACACCTCTTTTCGTCGTTTTGGTTGGTTCACAAATTTAGACTTACaggcccaaaaaaaaaaaaaaaccaaaccgctttttcttttttaatctatttaaaaatttaattttaaaaaattatatatttattattgaactATACTTAAATTAACATGAAATGGAACTGGTGATTACTCGAGTGTAGGAGAGaaagttggattgggttagaATAAGGGGAAATTTGTGGAAGATGTTGATTTTGTTGctcaatttttcattatttactGATGATGTTGGAGCAGTGGGTATTCACCTTTCCGTTGATTTCGCGGTGTTTAGCCTATGGAGCCTCTCTTTAatgccttcttcttcttcttcttcttctattcaCCATCTTCCGCAATCGCCGCACTGTGGATCCAAAACACTCACTGATACACCGTAAACACAAATCCACATTCCAAATTTCTAAACCAAACTTCCctcattttttcctttctgggTTATTAATGGTTCAGTAGTTACAGTGATCCGCCATGGGGTGTGTCAACACGAAGCATGCCGTGTCCGTTACGCCTGCATTCGATCACTCCGGTGTGTTTCGGGACAATGAATCCACGGCGATCGGCAACTCGGGTCGGAGCCGACTTGGGTTTGGGGAGATTGACAAGGGTTCGAAGCCGAAGTCCAAGACGAGGACGAAAGGGTCCAGTGACTTTAATGGGGTTGCGAGCGAGTTCGGTGAGTCGGGTCGAGCGAGTTCTAATGGCGGTGGGAATGATACTTTGAGCTTCCGAATCGGGAATTTTAATAAGTATATGGAAAGTGAGCAAGTGGCGGCGGGATGGCCTGCTTGGCTCTGCGCCGTCGCCGGTGAAGCCATTCAGGGCTGGGTTCCACTCCGCTCTGATGCCTATGAAAAATTGGAGAAGGTTCTTAGTTCTTAGTCCTTTTCACGCCCTTTAATCTCTGTTTTGCTCTGTTAATCATATCAAATCCATTGAGTGTTTATGACCTGATAATTAGATCCCACCAAAATTGAAATCTATCACTATGAACAAACTTCTCtgtatttgttatttaatctTTACTGTTGACATTTCTGTACCTCATATTATGTTTGTTGAAGTTGCTGTGTTTCTAGAAAGTTGTTGTTGGTCAAGATGGACTAAGTTCTGTCCCCTTATTGTTGTTGAATCTTAATAGATTGGACAAGGTACATATAGTACTGTATTCCGAGCACGTGAACTCGAGACAGGAAGGATAGTCGCTTTAAAGAAGGTCCGTTTCGATAATTTCGAGCCCGAAAGTGTTCGGTTTATGGCACGAGAGATCATGATTCTCCGCAGGCTTGATCACCCCAATATCATCAAATTGGAGGGCTTAATCACGTCTCGTTTATCATGTAGCATTTACCTTGTGTTCGAGTACATGGATCATGACATTACTGGACTCTTGTCTTGCCCCGACATCACTTTTAGTGAATCACAGGTATGCTTGATTGCAGTTTCGCATCAAGTTTATGTTATCCTATGCTATGCTATGTTGTTATTATAAAGCTTACTTGTTTAGATTATATCTTAGGGAGTTGAAGTCGAGACAATGAATACAGTAATGAATCCGTTGCTCTTTTCGTTTTCTGTAGATTAAATGTTACATGAAACAATTGTTATCCGGGCTCGAGCATTGTCACTCACGTGGCGTAATGCATCGAGATATTAAAGGGTCTAATCTTCTAGTCAATAACGAAGGGGTATTGAAGGTGGCTGATTTTGGTTTGGCAAACTTCTGTAATTCGGGGCACCGACAACCTCTAACCAGTCGTGTTGTCACGCTATGGTATCGTCCTCCTGAACTTCTACTCGGCTCCACAGACTATAATGCATCTGTGGATCTTTGGAGCGTTGGCTGTGTTTTTGCAGAACTCCTTGTTGGGAAACCTATTCTTCAAGGAAGAACAGAGGTAATGTTTTTGTCATTGATACATTAAAATAGAAGCTGGAAGACATTTGATGTCTTTAATGATTAAATGTCTGATATGAGTGAACTGAAATGTCTTCCTTAATGAATCATGACATTCCATTTCCAATCTATTATTGATACCTTCCTCATCCTATCACAGGTTGAACAGCTACACAAGATCTTCAAGCTTTGCGGCTCTCCTCCTGATGAATACTGGAAAAAATCTAAGCTTCCACATGCCACTTTGTTCAAACCACAACATCCTTACAATAATTGTTTACGGCAGACGTTCAAAGATTATCCTTCGACGACCGTGAACTTGTTAGAAACTCTTCTTTCTGTCGAACCATACAAGCGCGGAGTTGCATCCTCTGCTCTCACATCTGAGGTAATAATGCTGTGGAGCAAAAGCTTCTGAAACTATTGCATCATAAACTTCGATTTTCACGTTTAACGTGTCGATTTTTCGGTATGGATTATACAATCAGTGTTCTTTGCAGATACTAGAACCAAATAATCAGTGTTCTTTGTCTAATGCTATATCCTTTGTGGGTTCTTTCAGTATTTCAGTACAAAACCGCATGCATGTGATCCATCAAGCATGCCAATATATCCACCAAGCAAAGAGATTGATGCAAAACAAAGAGAGGAGTCTAGAAGGTTGGTTTCTCATTCCAAATCTAATTGCTTCTTCTGATTCACTATTGTTCATCTTTAATCAAATTCATTTAACAATCTCAGGAAAAAAGGCAGTGGAAGAACCCGTGGATTAGATAGCAGACGGTTAACTCGAAAGCATCTCGGAATCAGTAAATTAGCACCAGCAGAGGTATTTCCTCTCTCTGTTTCTATTcattttgtaacgacccaagcccaccgctagcagatattattctctttgggcttttcccttcgggcttaccctcaaggtttttaaaacgcgtctgctagggagaggttttcacacccttataaagggtattcgttctcctccccaaccaatgtgggatctcacatactGTAAGGAAGTTCTCATACGTCCACTTAAAATGTTGTACAGGACTTATCGGTTTCAGCTCGAGATTTGCATAAGATTAGTATTAATGCTCAAAATCTTAAAGAAGAGAAGGTTATCAAAGGTGGTGAGGTGAAAaaggttttaaatgataaattgCAAGAGTCTATGCATGTAAAGAATGCATCCCAAGGAGACATTCCTTTCTCTGGCCCCCTACAAGTTTCTACATCAAGTGGCTTTGCGTGGGCAAGACGACGAAGAGACGAAGCGTCTATTAGATCGCATTCGAGATCGATTTCACGAGGACACGTAATTAATGGGCTGGATCATTCTGCTATATTGCATTCAAGAAGCAATGTGGACTCTAAGTTTCATGAAAAGGGAGACATGTTGTCCATCAGCTGTTCAAGTTCGAAGGGACGTGAATCAAACGAGAGATCCAAGGTTGTGATACGGAATCAATGGGGCAAGTTTGAGCGTCCCGATTCGTTTGATGCTTCGGATGAGTACCATTCGCAGGATTTTTCAGTGGCACTTTACTTGCAAGATGAAATGGAAGCTAAGAGGAGTAATCTGGTAAGTATAAGATGATTAACGCTAGCCCTCCTTTGATTGATGTGTGCCATTGTCTTAAAAAGTTTGCAAGGGTTGTTCTACTATCTAAACCTCCATGACTTGATGTTGTGACAGAGTTATCAGGACCAAGTGGACAAAGTTGAATACTCTGGGCCCTTGTTATCTCAATCGAGCCGAGTGGATGAACTCCTAGACAGACACGAGAGGCACATCCGACAGACAGTTCGAAGATCGTGGTTCCAAAGAGGTACATTACATTTTACCTCAATTCAGCATTTTCTCTTGATATGTTTGCCACATGATCTTAAACACAAAGTTGAAATAAGTTCGCAACGCCTTCGTTTCGAGCTCGTTTGTCTTTCTGTCTGCAGTCCTTATGTTTGCCAtgtgttttcttttacatTCTTCTCAGAATCATCCGTTCTCACACCTGTAGGTAAAAATTGATTAGTAATCAGTTTTGTATTAGAAGAAAGCACCCAGAGAAGAGATCTTCTAAGGTTGAACATGGCAATCactcaaaaaatttattgattccTGAAGATGTCATAGCAGTAAATTCATAACCAAAGACATTGCTATTGTTCAACACAAGTACACACGTTGGAACGTCTCACGAAAGTCGAACTATTTGGATGATCAAACGAGTTCATTTCCTTCCAAACAgccatttttttctcttctgttTAGTTCtctgagtatttttttatccaaTCCTGTAATGTATAGTCTTGTACTGATAGATGATGAGAAAGTATTATTGTAAATGTTCCTGATTCGTAAGCATGGCAGCAGCTTCTCGTTCAATAACAACACAAAATTCTACATGGGCAGTATCCTTATCTAGTGTTACTATTCTTAAATGCACTAATTTCTTCACTTCGCTGCTTGCTtccatgaaaagaaaaggagggaAATAATAGTGTTGGCAGCCATTGTTGGTTGATTGTCTGCAGATGCCTTCTTCAGTCTTATTGTTGGCAGCAATTGTGAGATGTtaggagaagaacaaagcattctttactagagtgtgaaacctctccctaatagatgtgagggaaagcccgaaaggaaaagctcaaaagaggacaatatctgctagcgatgagtttgagctattacaaatgatatcaaagtcaaacatcgggcgatgtactagcaaggaggctgagcacTGAAGGTGGGTGAatacaaggcggtgtgccagcaaggacgttgggaaTTGGGGGGTctcatattgattggagaagagaacgagtgtcagtgaggatgctaagccccaaagggggtggattgtgagatcccacatcggttaaggaggagaatgaaacatttttttataagggtgtggaaacttctcctagcatatgcgttttaaaaacattgaggggaaattcgaaagagaaagctcaaagagaataatatctgttagtggtaggcttgagccgttacaaatgtcTTCTTCACGTTGGAAGCAAGCATCATCACCAAATGCTACATTTTTGTGTCTGTCCTCTTCTGCAATTTGTTAATGAATCATTGTCTTAGTAGAAGCGTTCAAATAGATATGGAGTTAAGACACCTAATATGCACACAAGAAAGAAGTCGAACCAAATCAGATcgaaaatcaaatcataaacgTGTTGTTTGGCAATCAAATCGCCTCCATTGTTGGGAAGAGGCAAGGACAAAAGGAAGAGGACATTCATAATGTACAAAGTTAAGCATTTGGGTGATCAAACAAGATAAGTCCTGGTGGGTGAAGATGGGGGCAAAGGGATGTGAAGATTCAGAATAGAACAGTGGTTTTAGGATTAAGATACTGAAATTGAGGGCTCCATAATTGAAATGATATTGtagaaaagaaagcaaatgGGACATTATGTTAAAAGCCAAGCTTAAGCTACACATGGATGTGCCTCTTCCTTTGTCCTCATCTTCTTTGGTAATTAGCATTCATCCTTATTACAACAACCTTCAATTCCTCTCTCACCAAATCATCATCCTTTCACAAATGCATCGAAATAATTCATTTCCGCTCGGTTGATCAATGATAGTATAAGAGATCTGTAACCTCTCAAAATTCATTACATGATGGTTCCGGCTTTCTAACTATAGTTAACATGTATCTCTT
This genomic interval carries:
- the LOC111787689 gene encoding protein IMPAIRED IN BABA-INDUCED STERILITY 1-like; this encodes MGCVNTKHAVSVTPAFDHSGVFRDNESTAIGNSGRSRLGFGEIDKGSKPKSKTRTKGSSDFNGVASEFGESGRASSNGGGNDTLSFRIGNFNKYMESEQVAAGWPAWLCAVAGEAIQGWVPLRSDAYEKLEKIGQGTYSTVFRARELETGRIVALKKVRFDNFEPESVRFMAREIMILRRLDHPNIIKLEGLITSRLSCSIYLVFEYMDHDITGLLSCPDITFSESQIKCYMKQLLSGLEHCHSRGVMHRDIKGSNLLVNNEGVLKVADFGLANFCNSGHRQPLTSRVVTLWYRPPELLLGSTDYNASVDLWSVGCVFAELLVGKPILQGRTEVEQLHKIFKLCGSPPDEYWKKSKLPHATLFKPQHPYNNCLRQTFKDYPSTTVNLLETLLSVEPYKRGVASSALTSEYFSTKPHACDPSSMPIYPPSKEIDAKQREESRRKKGSGRTRGLDSRRLTRKHLGISKLAPAEDLSVSARDLHKISINAQNLKEEKVIKGGEVKKVLNDKLQESMHVKNASQGDIPFSGPLQVSTSSGFAWARRRRDEASIRSHSRSISRGHVINGLDHSAILHSRSNVDSKFHEKGDMLSISCSSSKGRESNERSKVVIRNQWGKFERPDSFDASDEYHSQDFSVALYLQDEMEAKRSNLSYQDQVDKVEYSGPLLSQSSRVDELLDRHERHIRQTVRRSWFQRGKN